CTCCTATGATCCCATGCTGCAGGTTCTTTACGATGGACTGGATCAAAAGCTGTTTACGATTGAGCGGAGCCCTGAGCCTGTTCTGGAAATCCACGATATTGCTGCTTATAACCAGCAGGAGGGACTGGCTCTGAATCCCGATGAGATCGAGTACCTGGAAGGCGTCAGTAAGCGGATCGGCAGGAAGCTGACCGATAGCGAGGTTTTCGGATTCTCCCAGGTAAATTCGGAGCATTGCAGACATAAAATATTTAACGGGACCTTTATCATTGACGGCGAGGAGAAGGAATCCTCCCTGTTTCAGCTGATAAAAAAGACCACACAAACCAATCCCAACCATATTGTCTCGGCTTACAAGGACAACTGTTCTTTTGCGGCGGGACCGGCCATTGAACAGTTTGCCCCTGCTTCGCAGGACAAATCCGACTATTTCAGGGTCACAGATATTAACTCGGTGCTCTCCCTGAAAGCGGAGACCCATAACTTTCCCACTACTGTGGAACCCTTCAACGGGGCAGCCACCGGTACAGGCGGTGAGATCCGTGACCGGATCGCCGGGGGGAAAGCGGCCATCCCCCTGGCCGGAACCGCTGTCTACATGACCTCCTATCCGAGGCTTGAAAACGGACGCAGCCTGAAAGGAGTCATGGCCGAGAGGCCCTGGCTCTACCAGACCCCCGAGGAAATCCTGATCAAAGCCTCCAACGGGGCCAGTGATTTTGGAAACAAATTCGGACAACCCCTTATCTGCGGAAGCCTGCTGACTTTTGAACATGAAGAACTGGGTAAAAAGTTCGGTTTCGACAAGGTGATCATGCTGGCAGGAGGAATTGGCTTCGGGAAAAGCGAGGATGCACAGAAAGACACTCCGGAGAAGGGAGATCTGGTGGTGCTGATGGGTGGCGACAATTACCGCATCGGAATGGGCGGAGGGGCCGTATCCTCTGTGGATACCGGTGAGTTTGAGAATGCCATTGAGCTGAATGCGGTACAACGGGCCAATCCGGAAATGCAGAAAAGGGTTTACAATGCCATTCGTGCCCTGGCCGAATCGGGAAAGAATACCATCGTCAGCATTCATGACCATGGAGCCGGCGGACACCTCAACTGCCTGTCTGAACTGGTAGAGGAAACAGGTGGAAAGATCAACCTGGATAAACTGCCTTTGGGCGATCCCACGCTCTCCGCCAAGGAACTTATCGGGAACGAATCGCAGGAACGGATGGGGCTGGTCATCAAGGCCGGCGATGTGGATAAGCTGCTGCGCATTGCCAGTCGCGAGCGGGCCCCCGTTTATATCATCGGTGAGATCACCGACGATCACCGTTTTGTTTTTGAAAGCGAACAGACAGGTGAAAAACCCATGGACCTGGAGCTGGTCGATATGTTCGGGAAACCACCGCGCACCATTATGGACGACCGTACCCCGAACATCCGCTATAAGAGGATTCCTTATAAAACCAGCGAACTGGCCAGGGACCTGGAGGGCGTTTTGCAGATGGAGGCAGTGGCCTGCAAGGACTGGCTGACTAATAAAGTGGACCGTTCAGTGAGTGGTAAGGTTGCCCGCCAACAGTGTGCCGGAGAACTGCAGCTGCCCCTCAACAACCTGGGTGTCGTGGCACTGGACTACCAGGGATCCAAGGGATACGCCACCTCCATCGGACATGCCCCGGTGGCAGCCATGGTGGACGAAAAGGCCGGTAGTGTACTCTCCATTGCTGAGGCTCTGACCAACATTGTCTGGGCCCCCATGCCCGACCGGATCAGGAGCATCTCCCTGTCTGCAAACTGGATGTGGCCATGTAAAAATGAAGGCGAAGATGCCAGGCTCTATCATGCAGCCAGGGCAGCCAGTGACTTTGCCATAGCACTGGGAATCAATATCCCCACCGGAAAAGATTCTCTTTCCATGACCCAGAAATACGGGAAGCAGTTGGTCTATGCCCCCGGAACGGTTATTATCTCCGCTGCCGGCGAAGTAAGCGACATCCGGAAGATCGTTGAACCGGTCCTTCGGCCCGATCCGGAAAGCCGGCTTATTTATGTGGATCTGTCCAAAGATGATTTCAAACTGGGAGGAAGTTCCTTCGCTCAGTATAAAAACAGGCTGGGCAGGGCAACACCCACGGTGACCGACCCTGACTACTTTGTAAAGGTATTCAACCTGCTTCAGGACCTCATTGAGGAGGGCCGGATCCTGGCCGGACATGACGTGTCGGCCGGGGGACTGATTACCACACTCCTGGAGCTCTGTTACTCCAGTACCACCGGAGGTCTGGAAGTGGATATAACCGGGATTCCCGGAGAGACCACCCAGGTGCTGTTCAGTGAAAAGCCCGCCGTGGTGATCCAGTCAGGGAATCCGCACAGAATGACTGCCCTCTTTGAGAAAGAAGGGATAAATCATCATCTTATAGGACGGCCTCTGGAGGGTCGTTCTCTCGAATTGCGAACCAAGGAAGAAAACCTGAACCTGGATATTGATCACTATCGTGACCTCTGGTTCCGCACCTCCTACCTGCTCGACC
This portion of the Bacteroidales bacterium genome encodes:
- the purL gene encoding phosphoribosylformylglycinamidine synthase; translation: MIYFFRVARNPIIAVEANSKLDEQTTGKLKWLFGNAIVLSETEVDGWFVGPRKEMITPWSTNAVEITQNMGIQGLRRIEEFVKVEDRGASYDPMLQVLYDGLDQKLFTIERSPEPVLEIHDIAAYNQQEGLALNPDEIEYLEGVSKRIGRKLTDSEVFGFSQVNSEHCRHKIFNGTFIIDGEEKESSLFQLIKKTTQTNPNHIVSAYKDNCSFAAGPAIEQFAPASQDKSDYFRVTDINSVLSLKAETHNFPTTVEPFNGAATGTGGEIRDRIAGGKAAIPLAGTAVYMTSYPRLENGRSLKGVMAERPWLYQTPEEILIKASNGASDFGNKFGQPLICGSLLTFEHEELGKKFGFDKVIMLAGGIGFGKSEDAQKDTPEKGDLVVLMGGDNYRIGMGGGAVSSVDTGEFENAIELNAVQRANPEMQKRVYNAIRALAESGKNTIVSIHDHGAGGHLNCLSELVEETGGKINLDKLPLGDPTLSAKELIGNESQERMGLVIKAGDVDKLLRIASRERAPVYIIGEITDDHRFVFESEQTGEKPMDLELVDMFGKPPRTIMDDRTPNIRYKRIPYKTSELARDLEGVLQMEAVACKDWLTNKVDRSVSGKVARQQCAGELQLPLNNLGVVALDYQGSKGYATSIGHAPVAAMVDEKAGSVLSIAEALTNIVWAPMPDRIRSISLSANWMWPCKNEGEDARLYHAARAASDFAIALGINIPTGKDSLSMTQKYGKQLVYAPGTVIISAAGEVSDIRKIVEPVLRPDPESRLIYVDLSKDDFKLGGSSFAQYKNRLGRATPTVTDPDYFVKVFNLLQDLIEEGRILAGHDVSAGGLITTLLELCYSSTTGGLEVDITGIPGETTQVLFSEKPAVVIQSGNPHRMTALFEKEGINHHLIGRPLEGRSLELRTKEENLNLDIDHYRDLWFRTSYLLDRKQSGKQLAEERYKNYKTNKLDFDLGDFKGSFLSLGIDPKRRSDSGVKAAIIREKGVNGDREMAHALYLAGFDVKDVHMTDLIAGRETLEELQMIVFVGGFSNSDVLGSARGWAGAFRYNEKARLALEKFYARKDTLSLGVCNGCQLMIELDLVVPDHDRSPRMEHNASGKFESSFLGVEVQENKSVMLDSLEGMKLGIWVAHGEGRFVLPKPENAYNIPLKYSRSNYPANPNGSDFDAAALCSADGRHLAMMPHLERAYQPWQCGYYPGDRRKDEATPWLEAFVNARIWIEERNSRNLSSTKE